The Castanea sativa cultivar Marrone di Chiusa Pesio chromosome 11, ASM4071231v1 genome contains a region encoding:
- the LOC142616661 gene encoding uncharacterized protein LOC142616661: protein MLEDFKEAAKFSWLGSSSCEISWKKPPAGMFKINSDWATVDDGRRSSIGVIIRDYRGVTVAALCRVLPGRFTVEETEALAIEAGILLAKELDLQQIIIESDSLSVVNSIWSKDSSGGFSHIVNGILSSLDEFSSWQIWHLKRDFNKVAHELARFARSDNVNQFNCWF, encoded by the exons ATGCTTGAAGACTTTAAGGAAGCTGCAAAGTTTAGTTGGTTAGGGTCTTCGTCATGTGAGATTAGTTGGAAAAAGCCTCCAGCTGGGATGTTCAAAATCAATTCTGATTGGGCCACTGTAGATGATGGGAGGCGGTCGAGTATAGGGGTGATTATAAGAGACTATAGGGGAGTAACTGTTGCTGCACTTTGTCGTGTTCTCCCAGGGAGATTTACTGTGGAAGAGACCGAAGCTCTAGCAATTGAGGCAGGGATTCTTCTTGCAAAGGAGTTGGACCTTCaacagattattattgaatcaGATTCACTATCAGTGGTTAATAGCATTTGGTCCAAGGATTCTAGTGGAGGTTTCAGCCACATTGTCAATGGTATTTTGAGTTCCCTTGATGAGTTTAGCAGTTGGCAGATATGGCACCTGAAAAGGGACTTCAACAAGGTTGCACATGAGCTGGCCAGGTTTGCTAGAAGTGATAATGTTAACCAG TTCAATTGCTGGTTTTAA